In Vanrija pseudolonga chromosome 4, complete sequence, a single window of DNA contains:
- the ZK632.10_1 gene encoding UPF0057 membrane protein — MPSNSTSTFIEMDTKPPYNGNNEPAQERENRPTPSPAQRGATAHSPPPCPSPSLSMDEWSTTTELTSSSLASPNPVADIWLYVLAFFIPPLAVALRVGCGFEVFLDIILWILCWIPGVIYAFYIIASRPGHL, encoded by the exons ATGCCCTCcaactcgacctcgacctttATCGAAATGGACACCAAGCCTCCTTACAACGGCAACAACGAGCCGGCCCAAGAGCGCGAGAACCGccccacgccgagcccggcccagcgcggcgccacggCACACTCGCCGCCTCCGTGTCCGTCTCCGTCTCTCTCCATGGACGAGTGGAGCACGACGACCGAGCTGACCTCGAGCTCTTTAGCGAGCCCCAACCCTGTCGCTGACATCTGGCTCTACGTGCTCGCCTTCTTTATTCCCCCGCTTGCGGT CGCCCTCCGCGTCGGGTGCGGCTTTGAAGTCTTCCTCGACATCATT CTCTGGATCCTCTGCTGGATCCCTG GCGTCATTTACGCGTTCTACATCATCGCGTCGCGCCCCGGCCACCTCTAA
- the brd9 gene encoding Bromodomain-containing protein 9 encodes MPPIKLKLSLGGLTPSAPATPATPIIKIKGKNKVANGHGEPSTPGVLDSPSPAPIATPKIKLKNKPKKSSGLSSRHVSVGAGDEEDGLANGSKPGPSTIRLTLPRPPSAAPSPSPIATSPAATPAATPLTMTPATPAPTTPVPERIPKKRGRPPKIRPTAIPPHVVTPQAVRSPTASAGASAASTPPSTAEFFNIKAEPVDYDEADPLSLPISPAAGAITPLDESSMSTPGAWEGNSEFTTYNPRVVKWKRVKRPFKELANKALHEMRRKDVYGFFLEPVNLEDYPDYLEVVGGADKMMDLQTMQTKVDENEYRSMDELEADFKTMIDAALKFNLPGTAPYREANKVQVHGQKHIDRAKPLVLTPSPSPEREPEPQRQSVIPDSEVGTPAPIYLGKPQKDVPPKNIIPDAMLAFPPNSLQAQAIGWNLTGGRIVRPKRMVRGREKFFGKWREYSNDGSRDLAEMDDPQEHLDIFRQLRGDEWRTVTDWPTMLDGNQGKAWWDWEGPGGATGQPPLPNTERLKPEPLKTRELGTFDFGVYPDIERELSSLQTAKDSQPYDPEDDELDVLVDQLRSDAPPPVKVPPNWPAQSFVNAYDRPSATHWLYNMSLGGVRGEAYNNSVQKFLDGAIGSARANGAKATDETASILQEYVANKWRGGVLQSDTSRLANDTVGALVNAAAKTEAGAGNDEPPSRPELAPEAVLKNAHDAYARIALRSLTSAANPLDIQPLLREPSDFLYLGVGGKSGVNDAVAWVGSEINRVSGVRTEAKMATGAVKGDEGDVEMVEAGTSTPAPAEPAAPFANGDVAHAGLKRRNSDSEPNDNDAKRRKLEEGVALETASKTAEPAVEAAAEPAADVAPTPSVTLPTTSNATTPAPMTPASAPAAAPQPASTETATVTAPAPPPDETENGLRQLRLELVALSKFYPLASLKKMSKEDAERLLPPNVRNLMTRPEK; translated from the exons ATGCCACCCATCAAGCTCAAGCTATCCCTCGGCGGCCTGACCccctcggcaccggcgacCCCTGCGACCCCAATCATCAAGATTAAGGGCAAGAACAAGGTGGCAAACGGACATGGCGAGCCATCCACTCCAggcgtgctcgactcgccttcccccgcccccaTTGCGACTCCAAAGATAAAACTCAAGAACAAGCCAAAGAAGTCATcgggcttgtcgtcgagacATGTCTCTGTGGGCGCaggagacgaggaggatgggcTGGCCAACGGGTCAAAACCTGGCCCGTCGACGATTCGCTTGACACTGCCCAGGCCGCCCTCAGCAGCGCCTTCCCCATCCCCCatcgcgacctcgcccgccgcgacacCAGCCGCCACACCACTAACGATGACACCTGCCACACCAGCGCCCACAACACCAGTGCCCGAGCGGATACCAAAGAAACGTGGACGTCCACCAAAGATCCGCCCCACCGCCATCCCTCCGCATGTTGTAACACCACAGGCAGTCCGTTCACCGACGGCTTCGGCGGGGGCTTCGGCCGCGAgtacgccgccgtcgactgCGGAGTTCTTTAACATCAAGGCTGAGCCAGTCGACTATGATGAGGCGGACCCCCTGTCGCTGCCTATCTCGCCCGCTGCTGGAGCAATCACGCCCCTCGACGAGAGCAGCATGTCAACACCTGGGGCTTGGGAAGGCAACTCTGAGTTCACGACGTACAACCCACGGGTGGTCAAGTGGAAGCGCGTCAAGCGGCCATTCAAAGAGCTCGCCAACAAGGCGCTCCACGAGATGCGGCGCAAGGACGTG TACGGCTTCTTCCTCGAGCCGGTCAACCTAGAAGACTACCCCGACTATCTTGAGGTAGTCGGCGGGGCAGACAAAATGATGGACCTGCAGACGATGCAGACCAAAGTAGACGAGAACGAATATCGCTCgatggacgagctcgaggccgacttCAAGACCATGATCGACGCGGCCCTAAAGTTTAATCTGCCTGGGACAGCACCATACCGCGAGGCCAACAAGGTGCAGGTGCACGGCCAAAAGCACATCGACCGCGCGAAGCCGCTTGTTCTCACCCCGTCACCGTCGCCGGAACGAGAGCCAGAGCCGCAACGACAGTCTGTCATCCCCGACTCTGAAGTCGGCACACCAGCCCCAATCTACCTAGGCAAGCCACAGAAGGATGTGCCTCCGAAGAACATTATTCCCGACGCCATGCTGGCGTTCCCACCAAATTCGCTTCAGGCTCAGGCAATTGGATGGAACTTGACTGGTGGCCGTATCGTTCGGCCCAAGCGAATGGTCCGCGGGCGTGAAAAGTTCTTTGGCAAATGGCGAGAGTACAGCAACGATGGTAGCCGTGACCTcgccgagatggacgacCCCCAGGAGCACCTCGACATCTTTCGCCAGCTTCGAGGCGACGAATGGCGGACAGTCACGGACTGGCCTACCATGCTGGATGGAAACCAGGGCAAAGCTTGGTGGGACTGGGAGGGCCCAGGTGGCGCCACCGGCCAGCCGCCACTTCCCAACACTGAGCGTCTAAAGCCGGAGCCACTGAAGACACGCGAGCTTGGAACATTCGACTTTGGCGTGTATCCTGACATTGAGCGTGAGCTCAGCAGTCTGCAAACTGCCAAGGATTCGCAGCCCTACGAcccagaggacgacgagctcgacgtcttGGTGGACCAACTTCGGTCAGACGCTCCTCCACCAGTCAAGGTGCCGCCAAACTGGCCTGCGCAGTCATTTGTGAATGCCTACGACCGGCCCTCGGCAACGCACTGGCTGTACAATATGTCGCTAGGCGGTGTCCGAGGGGAAGCCTACAACAACAGTGTTCAAAAGTTCCTGGACGGTGCGATCGGAAGTGCAAGGGCGAACGGTGCGAAGGCGACCGACGAGACTGCGTCCATCCTGCAAGAATATGTGGCGAACAagtggcgcggcggtgtgctCCAGTCGGACACCTCGCGTCTAGCCAACGATACAGTAGGAGCACTTGTCAATGCAGCGGCCAAGACGGAGGCCGGTGCTGGCAACGACGAGCCTCCTTCCCGACCCGAGCTTGCCCCCGAGGCAGTCCTCAAGAATGCTCACGACGCATACGCTCGTATCGCATTGCGTTCCCTCACATCGGCAGCGAACCCCCTCGACATCCAGCCCCTCCTCCGCGAGCCCTCCGACTTCTTATACTtaggcgtcggcggcaagtCTGGTGTCAATGACGCGGTCGCATGGGTCGGAAGCGAGATCAACCGTGTTAGCGGTGTTCGAACCGAAGCAAAAATGGCGACTGGAGCCGTCAAGGGTGATGAGGGCGACGTGGAGATGGTCGAGGCGGGGACGTCGACACCAGCACCCGCTGAGCCCGCAGCGCCTTTCGCCAACGGCGATGTGGCACACGCCGGTCTCAAGCGGCGCAACAGCGACTCAGAGCCCAATGACAATGACGCTAAGCGGCGCAAGTTGGAGGAGGGCGTGGCGTTGGAAACTGCGTCCAAAACGGCTGAGCCGGCTGTTGAAGCCGCCGCTGAGCCTGCAGCCGATGTCGCACCAACCCCGTCAGTTACCTTGCCCACCACTTCAAACGCGACTACACCTGCGCCGATGACTCCAGCATCAGCGCCCGCTGCAGCGCCCCAACCAGCCTCGACCGAGACCGCAACCGtcaccgcccccgcgcccccaCCAGACGAGACTGAAAATGGCCTCCGACAACtccggctcgagctcgtcgccttATCCAAGTTCTATCCTCTGGCATCCCTCAAAAAGATGAGCAAGGAGGACGCTGAACGCCTCCTGCCTCCCAACGTACGCAACCTCATGACACGGCCGGAAAAATAG
- the SPBC543.05c gene encoding Putative transporterc — protein sequence MTRRRPSTSPTGSQRRRLSASGVRSIKSREVEDPSTFIHTTEESNSMANEDAREEAQRKGYEPSVAPSLEPRESHGGRRRTKVSTWVPFSGIIRDIRARIPWYASDWTDAWNYRVIPSTWFIFFANSQVLPGLAFSLDLIENTKQYGVQEVLLSSFMAAFVASVLGGQPLLISGVTGPITVFNKTIFDIFEGRDDFNYLHFMGWVYLWGAILHWVAAAMNVVKGLKFVTRFSCDTFGFYVAAVYVQYGIQTVTRQFHQSSTPAAFLGLILALVTLAVPHYFNALAQSGYINKHFRRFCSDYGMPITIVAATGLAYWGRFNPYVNEATMTLPTTNASFQPANGRQWLVRFWQLDGKYVGMALPFGIILFILFYFDANVSSLIAQGSEFPLRKPAAFHWDFFLLGITTFIAGLLGVPAPNGLIPQAPLHTASLVVMGYEGKDVDADEHALSDLEDGRAVGPSRSRGLSESSLARRVSRLSVGSRGLRHRRHSVLDDHHDHHHEEEVPVAVVEQRVSNLAQGCLCLVLMTKPFEHVLGLIPKGVMAGLFWYMGTDALLTSGVTQKMLYLIRDPQACSPSDPLNKVRKSRIALFTLIELIGFGATFAITQTIAAVGFPVIIMLLVPVRLWIVPLLGFRADELTILDGAVASPFTMESVGA from the exons AtgactcgtcggcgtccttcgACATCGCCGACGGGCTCGCAGAGGCGTCGATTATCGGCTTCTGGTGTGAGGTCGATAAAATCTCGAGAGGTAGAAGACCCATCGACCTTCATTCATACCACTGAGGAGAGCAACAGCATGGCCAACGAAGACGCAAGAGAAGAGGCCCAGAGGAAGGGATACGAGCCGAGCGTAGCGCCTTCCCTCGAGCCACGGGAATCACATGGAGGACGTCGCCGGACCAAGGTATCCACCTGGGTGCCGTTCTCTGGCATTATTCGCGATATTCGGGCTAGAATACCGTGGTATGCCTCGGACTGGACAGACGCCTGGAACTACCGTGTCATCCCCTCCACATGG TTCATCTTCTTTGCTAAC TCTCAGGTCCTCCCCGGGTTGGCCTTCTCCCTAGACTTGATAGAGAATACGAAGCAGTACGGCGTGCAAGAAGTCCTTCTCTCATCG TTCATGGCAGCATTCGTAGCCTCAGTTCTCGGTGGCCAACCACTCCTCATCTCTGGCGTAACTGGCCCCATCACAGTCTTCAATAAGACCATCTTTGACATTTTCGAGGGGCGTGATGACTTCAACTATCTCCACTTCATGGGATGGGTGTACTTGTGGGGTGCTATCCTGCACTGGGTGGCGGCAGCCATGAATG TGGTCAAAGGCCTCAAGTTCGTCACACGGTTTTCCTGCGATACCTTTGGCTTCTACGTTGCCGCTGTCTACGTCCAGTACGGCATCCAGACTGTGACCAGGCAGTTCCACCAGTCTTCGACTCCTGCAGCATTCCTAGGATTGAT CCTGGCGCTCGTTACACTCGCCGTGCCACACTACTTCAATGCCCTCGCGCAGTCAGGTTACATCAACAAACACTTTCGCCGCTTTTGTTCCGACTACGGCATGCCGATCACTATTGTTGCTGCCACAGGCCTTGCATACTGGGGTCGATTCAACCCCTACGTCAACGAGGCGACAATGACTCTGCCTACCACAAACGCCTCCTTCCAACCTGCCAACGGCCGACAGTGGCTGGTCCGCTTCTGGCAGCTAGATGGCAAATACGTTGGCATGGCGCTCCCGTTCGGCATCATCCTTTTTATCCTCTTTTACTTTGACGCCAATGTCTCG TCTCTTATTGCACAAGGGTCCGAGTTCCCACTGCGCAAACCGGCGGCGTTCCATTGGGATTTCTTCCTATTGGGAATCACTACCTTTATTGCGGGCCTACTGGGTGTGCCTGCGCCCAATGGCCTCATCCCTCAAGCACCGCTGCATACCGCGTCGCTTGTCGTCATGGGATATGAGGGCAAAGATGTAGATGCCGACGAACACGCCCTCTCCGACCTGGAGGATGGTCGGGCTGTTGGGCCGAGCCGATCTCGAGGTCTTTCTGAGTCGAGCTTGGCCCGTCGTGTGTCGAGACTGAGTGTGGGATCCCGCGGCTTGAGACACCGCCGTCATAGTGTGCTTGAtgaccaccacgaccaccaccacgaggaggaggtgcctGTGGCAGTTGTCGAACAGCGAGTATCCAACCTCGCCCAAGGGTGTCTCTGCCTTGTCCTCATGACCAAGCCGTTTGAGCACGTTCTTGGGCTTATCCCGAAGGGTGTCATGGCCGGTCTTTTC TGGTACATGGGGACGGACGCCCTCCTGACCTCGGGCGTGACGCAGAAGATGCTGTACCTCATTCGCGACCCACAGGCCTGCTCACCGTCAGACCCGCTCAACAAGGTCCGCAAGTCGCGAATTGCACTGTTCACGTTGATCGAGCTCATTGGTTTTGGCGCCACATTCGCCATCACGCAGACGATCGCCGCTGTAGGGTTCCCTGTGATCATCATGCTGCTGGTGCCTGTGAGGTTGTGGATTGTCCCTCTGCTAGGATTCAGAGCGGACGAGTTGACGATCCTTGACGGAGCTGTGGCAAGCCCATTC ACGATGGAGTCGGTCGGGGCTTGA